In Capricornis sumatraensis isolate serow.1 chromosome 16, serow.2, whole genome shotgun sequence, a genomic segment contains:
- the XNDC1N gene encoding protein XNDC1N yields the protein MAPVRISHVVSFSSQDPRYPVENLLNPDNQRGPWLSCPQDKSGQLKVELQLERAVPIGYIDVGNCGCAFLQIDVGRSSWSLDRPFVTLLPATMLMSLADSKQGKNRSGVRMFKDADFLAPASGESWDRLRLSCSQPFTRHQPFGLAFLRVCSSLDSLDDPAEGPSVPVSSGLSQGSSDAQESGPSPWLANPSIRRTFFPDPQTTTREISELRNILNQLQPGTLGRSACMVLSAAHRAPPARVANPETHHAEPGPTHQHSAEPRSEEQNAEKDVGRTKRRKVVARRPVSNSNSRPNQRRPLKAGQREHLRPQARSSRAQESGWCPICAGSFSIDMLPQHAATCGGASPPPPASPASSPSSSPHVLWVSSPESSPPISWVQCPICELPFLAGEIEEHASTCGEVLQA from the exons ATGGCTCCAGTGAGGATTAGCCACGTGGTGTCATTTTCCTCTCAG GATCCCAGATATCCAGTGGAGAATTTGCTGAACCCAGACAATCAGAGGGGACCGTGGCTCAGCTGTCCTCAGGACAAGAGCGGGCAGCTGAAAGTGGAGCTGCAGCTGGAGAGGGCAGTGCCCATTGGCTACATTGATGTGG GTAACTGTGGTTGTGCTTTCCTGCAAATTGACGTGGGTCGTTCCTCCTGGTCCCTGGACAGACCTTTTGTCACCCTGCTCCCTGCAACCATGCTGATGTCCCTGGCTGATTCAAAGCAGGGGAAAAACCGCTCAGGGGTCCGCATGTTTAAAGATG CTGATTTCCTGGCCCCAGCCTCTGGTGAGTCGTGGGATCGACTTCGCCTGAGCTGCTCCCAACCCTTCACACGTCATCAGCCCTTTGGCCTGGCCTTCCTGCGGGTGTGTTCCTCTCTGGACTCCTTAGACGACCCTGCGGAGGGTCCCTCTGTCCCTGTGAGCTCGGGGCTGAGCCAG gGCTCTTCTGATGCTCAGGAGTCTGGTCCCAGCCCCTGGCTGGCTAATCCTTCCATCCGGAGGACATTCTTCCCGGATCCCCAAAC gaccaccagggaaatctcagaGCTCAGGAATATCCTAAACCAACTGCAGCCGGGGACTCTGGGGCGTTCAGCCTGCATGGTGCTTTCAGCTGCCCACAGGGCACCTCCAGCCCGTGTGGCAAACCCTGAAACCCACCATGCAGAGCCAGGTCCCACTCATCAGCACAGCGCAG AGCCCAGATCAGAGGAGCAGAACGCAGAGAAGGACGTGGGCAGGACGAAGAGGAGGAAAGTGGTAGCCCGCAG GCCTGTATCCAACTCAAACTCTCGGCCAAACCAGCGGAGGCCATTAAAGGCAGGCCAGAGAGAACACCTGCGGCCCCAGGCCCGAAGCAGCAGAGCCCAGGAGAGTGGGTGGTGCCCCATTTGTGCAG GCTCGTTCAGCATTGACATGCTTCCCCAGCACGCTGCCACTTGTGGAGgggcctccccgcctcccccagcctctcccgCCTCATCACCATCTTCGTCTCCACACGTACTGTGGGTTTCCTCCCCGGAGAGCTCGCCGCCCATTTCCTGGGTCCAGTGTCCTATCTGCGAGTTGCCGTTCTTAGCaggagaaatagaggaacatGCCAGCACGTGCGGGGAGGTCCTTCAGGCCTGA